The Stratiformator vulcanicus genome has a segment encoding these proteins:
- a CDS encoding M16 family metallopeptidase has product MPDPEVRTHTYDNGLTLLVEPMADVKSASFSIMVPAGSVYDPPGESGSAAVLTELITRGAGPRNSRELSSDLDDLGTRRSESTGTSHLTFGVATLAENIPATLRIYRDILLSPRLPEAEFDASRAGVVQSVLANEDEPRSRTMSELRRRCYDVPWGLPTDGTLAGLEALSHQTVADHYRTCFRPNGAIVGVAGHVDFEGLKDLVDELLGDWPQQPEPSIETGPRGSKHDHITQDLTQTHIGISFDSIPYSHPQYFAAWAAASVLSGGMSSRLFTEVRERRGLCYAISASLRGTKAEGRLMCYAGTTNERAQETLDVTLGEFGRLAEGIEQNELDRCRSRAKSGLVMQQESTISRAGSIAKDWYHLGRVRTLDEVQSAIDALTVDDVLNFVRNHPPEDPTILTLGPDALELNKES; this is encoded by the coding sequence ATGCCGGATCCTGAAGTCCGGACACACACCTACGACAACGGCCTCACGCTGCTCGTCGAGCCGATGGCTGACGTCAAGTCGGCGTCGTTTTCGATCATGGTTCCGGCAGGCAGCGTGTACGACCCGCCCGGCGAGAGCGGCTCCGCAGCCGTTCTCACGGAATTGATCACACGCGGTGCGGGCCCTCGAAACTCACGCGAACTCTCTTCAGACCTGGATGACCTCGGCACGCGCCGCTCCGAGTCGACCGGCACATCCCATTTGACGTTCGGCGTCGCCACGCTGGCCGAGAACATCCCGGCCACGCTCCGAATTTATCGCGACATCTTGCTCAGCCCACGTTTGCCGGAGGCCGAATTCGACGCGTCGCGAGCGGGGGTGGTCCAATCGGTTCTCGCCAACGAAGACGAGCCTCGCAGTAGGACCATGAGCGAACTGCGTCGCCGCTGCTATGACGTCCCGTGGGGACTGCCGACCGACGGGACGCTCGCGGGTCTCGAAGCGCTGTCGCATCAGACCGTCGCAGACCACTACCGCACCTGCTTCCGTCCCAACGGCGCGATCGTTGGTGTTGCTGGGCACGTCGACTTTGAGGGACTCAAAGACCTCGTCGACGAACTGCTGGGCGACTGGCCGCAGCAGCCCGAGCCTTCGATCGAGACAGGCCCCCGAGGATCGAAGCACGATCACATCACGCAGGATTTGACGCAAACGCATATCGGCATCTCGTTCGATTCGATCCCATATTCCCATCCGCAATACTTCGCCGCGTGGGCTGCGGCGAGTGTTTTATCCGGGGGAATGAGCTCGCGTCTGTTCACGGAAGTCCGCGAGCGTCGCGGCCTTTGCTATGCGATCAGCGCATCTCTGCGGGGAACTAAAGCCGAAGGCCGGCTAATGTGTTACGCAGGCACGACGAACGAGCGGGCGCAGGAGACGCTTGACGTGACGCTCGGCGAGTTCGGTCGACTGGCCGAGGGCATCGAGCAGAATGAACTCGATCGCTGCCGCAGCCGGGCGAAGAGCGGCCTCGTCATGCAGCAGGAGTCGACGATCTCCCGCGCCGGCTCAATCGCCAAAGACTGGTACCACCTCGGCCGCGTGCGGACGCTCGACGAAGTGCAAAGCGCGATCGATGCCCTCACCGTCGATGACGTACTCAACTTCGTTCGCAATCACCCCCCTGAAGACCCAACGATCCTGACGTTGGGACCGGATGCGTTGGAATTGAATAAAGAAAGTTAA
- a CDS encoding Ig-like domain-containing protein, with protein sequence MVVTKWLRSLYADSFRPRRRRRGFTAIEPLEQRVMLSGTATDPQTIDIDWHQTQKRISTGWRDSLLLDELNDPSAQITGHSNFTPANGVDGGQLEWVSKWGGIDWIAPTNFSTNADDELVASFDITVDNGTDTYDATVNIKLNNSAVTAADDAFVINNEDDIYTGWRGPLFDNDNDSDGDDLTTTTQRDVSTDGGVAKWLSKRGGLFYKPDADYLGVDELSYTVTDGVSSDSADVKIAVVGDINITLSEDTAVGTYVATLPAEWASDPFSVSLSNSEYFEIEEIDGEHKLKLIKQLDYESTGYIDGKSWKGVGFTEAFEVTATQGAATGFAVASGRVVVTIKNLKPYANTDFYTIEMNETLEVDRSSLLLLPTENDFDFSSPPGMFAATIVSGPSNGILSFDSVTGEFTYTPNPDFAGEDRFTYEISDGELSDVANVYINVVAYSNHVLVQRFRELHPHYAPMFDYMVGAGYTLAMQDLPDMGDPDDPEAKFWEAYGLDVLGKTITVDIGTGTFFTSDKPIDEQAGSLRAAVRRFAAVTWQMSTTDVEFVSKELEIRPELMRAWLAMTGAAYGLWQSTSGDSLCHSYSATMYDAASPFLLNSDRYILRNRSVGFSHWGVYIADATIYDESRKPDTPTVIFHVGSGLNPLWHTTYDGDWPIRLSYPGDPLPPGYYAYDIYHF encoded by the coding sequence ATGGTCGTCACGAAATGGCTGCGCTCCCTTTACGCCGACTCCTTTCGCCCGCGACGCCGACGACGCGGGTTCACGGCAATCGAACCGCTGGAGCAGCGGGTGATGCTCTCGGGCACCGCGACCGACCCGCAGACGATCGACATTGACTGGCACCAAACCCAAAAGCGGATCTCGACCGGCTGGCGCGACTCGTTACTGCTCGATGAATTAAACGACCCGTCGGCCCAAATTACCGGTCACAGTAATTTCACGCCCGCCAACGGTGTCGACGGTGGACAATTAGAATGGGTCAGCAAGTGGGGCGGCATTGACTGGATCGCGCCCACGAATTTCAGCACCAACGCGGACGATGAGCTCGTCGCGTCCTTTGATATCACCGTCGACAACGGCACCGACACCTACGACGCGACGGTCAATATTAAACTTAACAATAGCGCCGTTACAGCGGCCGACGACGCATTCGTCATTAACAATGAAGACGACATTTACACCGGCTGGCGCGGGCCGTTATTCGATAACGATAACGACTCGGACGGCGATGACCTCACCACGACGACGCAGCGCGACGTCTCGACCGACGGCGGTGTCGCGAAATGGCTAAGCAAACGCGGCGGCCTGTTCTATAAACCCGACGCCGACTATCTCGGCGTCGACGAATTGTCTTACACCGTCACCGATGGCGTTTCGAGCGACTCCGCGGACGTTAAGATCGCGGTCGTCGGCGACATTAATATTACGTTGAGCGAAGACACGGCCGTCGGCACCTATGTCGCTACCCTCCCCGCCGAATGGGCGTCCGATCCGTTCTCGGTCTCGCTCAGCAATAGCGAATATTTCGAAATCGAAGAGATCGACGGCGAGCACAAGCTGAAATTAATTAAGCAGCTCGACTATGAATCGACCGGCTACATCGACGGCAAATCCTGGAAAGGCGTCGGCTTCACCGAAGCGTTTGAAGTGACTGCAACACAAGGTGCCGCGACTGGCTTTGCGGTAGCGAGCGGGCGGGTTGTGGTAACAATTAAGAATTTAAAACCGTATGCAAACACCGACTTCTACACCATCGAAATGAACGAAACACTTGAAGTCGATCGCAGTTCATTGCTTTTGCTACCGACAGAAAACGACTTTGATTTTAGTTCACCTCCGGGGATGTTCGCTGCGACAATTGTAAGCGGCCCATCAAACGGGATTTTATCGTTTGATAGCGTGACCGGAGAATTTACATATACGCCGAATCCGGACTTCGCCGGCGAAGATAGATTCACTTACGAAATTTCTGACGGTGAATTGTCCGACGTTGCCAACGTGTATATTAATGTTGTTGCATATTCGAATCATGTTCTCGTCCAACGATTTCGGGAATTGCATCCCCATTATGCACCGATGTTTGATTACATGGTCGGGGCGGGCTACACGCTCGCAATGCAAGATTTGCCAGACATGGGCGACCCTGATGACCCCGAAGCAAAATTTTGGGAGGCTTACGGGCTTGATGTACTTGGAAAAACCATAACGGTTGATATTGGCACTGGCACCTTCTTTACGTCGGACAAGCCGATTGACGAGCAGGCTGGTTCGCTTCGTGCGGCCGTCCGGCGTTTTGCAGCCGTTACCTGGCAAATGTCTACGACGGACGTAGAGTTTGTTTCCAAGGAGCTTGAAATACGCCCAGAACTCATGCGAGCTTGGCTCGCAATGACAGGAGCAGCGTACGGCTTATGGCAGTCGACGTCGGGGGATAGCCTTTGCCACTCTTACTCAGCAACGATGTATGACGCAGCGTCGCCATTTCTCTTGAATAGTGATCGCTATATTTTGCGTAATCGTAGCGTCGGGTTCTCACACTGGGGCGTATACATAGCGGACGCCACGATCTATGATGAATCAAGAAAGCCTGATACCCCGACGGTCATCTTCCACGTCGGGTCCGGCCTAAACCCTCTCTGGCACACCACGTACGATGGTGATTGGCCTATCAGACTCAGCTATCCGGGAGATCCTCTTCCACCGGGTTATTACGCCTACGACATTTATCACTTTTAG
- a CDS encoding GNAT family N-acetyltransferase, whose amino-acid sequence MVRHSHNFGILVGNQSELLWQFLGLIATMDLLAVWADRQPIRIDRLRRRSPTPPARYPPVQHVAETSAITYRSFRNSDPPALVALWHDCELGRGAASGFSYDALEFLNFSQRYFDPNGFIVAVEEGSDDIVGFVHAGFGPNEDFSALTKERGAICAIMVRPQFRGLGVGRELLSRAEAYLRDNGATELIAGPAPPFDPFYIGLYGGSRPTGFLESDPDAEPFLTKLGYEPAERYFVLQRDIVNTRDPLNFRLVNVRRKMKLSIAAGSPRSDWWWMTRYGRLETLRFLLEPKSGGESVASVTVIGLDLYLQKWHQRVVGLIDLNVNEDSRRKGYAQTLLTELCKRLRDEMVTLVEAHVSESNTAALKVFEYSGFEKIDTGVVYRKQAE is encoded by the coding sequence TTGGTTCGTCATTCACACAATTTTGGAATTCTCGTTGGGAACCAGAGCGAACTACTGTGGCAATTTCTCGGGTTGATCGCCACGATGGACTTGCTGGCGGTTTGGGCCGACCGCCAGCCAATTCGGATCGACCGCTTGCGCCGCCGGTCGCCGACTCCCCCGGCTCGATACCCTCCCGTGCAGCACGTGGCAGAAACTTCCGCAATCACCTATCGGTCGTTTCGCAACAGCGACCCACCCGCTCTCGTCGCGTTGTGGCACGACTGCGAACTCGGTCGAGGTGCGGCCTCGGGATTCTCCTATGACGCGCTGGAGTTCCTCAACTTTTCGCAGCGGTACTTTGACCCGAACGGGTTTATCGTTGCGGTTGAAGAGGGCAGCGACGACATCGTGGGTTTTGTCCACGCGGGCTTCGGCCCCAACGAAGATTTCTCGGCCCTTACCAAAGAGCGGGGAGCAATTTGCGCAATCATGGTCCGCCCGCAGTTCCGCGGACTCGGCGTCGGTCGCGAATTGCTGTCGCGCGCTGAGGCCTACCTCCGCGACAACGGGGCAACCGAACTGATCGCGGGGCCGGCTCCTCCGTTTGATCCATTCTACATCGGGCTCTACGGCGGCAGCCGCCCGACGGGATTCCTCGAAAGCGATCCCGATGCGGAGCCGTTTCTGACAAAACTCGGTTACGAACCGGCCGAGCGCTACTTTGTGCTGCAGCGCGACATCGTCAACACGCGCGATCCGCTGAATTTTCGGCTCGTCAACGTCCGCCGAAAGATGAAGCTGAGCATCGCCGCCGGCTCTCCACGCAGCGACTGGTGGTGGATGACCCGCTACGGCCGACTCGAAACGCTGCGATTCCTGCTCGAACCGAAGTCGGGCGGAGAGTCCGTAGCGTCCGTTACGGTGATCGGCCTCGATTTGTATCTGCAGAAGTGGCACCAGCGCGTCGTCGGACTGATCGATCTCAATGTGAACGAGGACAGTCGACGCAAAGGCTACGCCCAGACCCTTCTGACGGAGCTCTGCAAACGGCTCCGCGACGAAATGGTCACGCTCGTCGAAGCCCACGTCAGCGAGTCGAATACGGCGGCGCTGAAGGTCTTCGAGTACAGCGGCTTCGAAAAGATCGACACCGGCGTCGTCTATCGAAAGCAAGCCGAGTAA
- a CDS encoding sugar phosphate isomerase/epimerase family protein has product MQRREFLKAATATTAAGALASISNWSFADQGPRGPVVGTQQYPWSTFFRRQGRKWGEDLDRDLADVAASGIELFEPVFESADDVARYEPLLKKHGLSVKSFYVNSVLHEPRAAVRSVDAVAEIASAADTLGASIVVTNPSPIDWNGPQLKCDRQLTVQRDALDDLGKALSKSEMTLAYHNHDKELKAGAREFHHMLSATDPEYVAFCLDSHWIYRGCGDSQVALFDAVRLYGRRIAELHLRQSKRGIWTEAFSVDGDIDYRRLKTKLDDLNIDPLVILEQAVEKGSPETMDAVKAHRMGAEQCRSLFAAK; this is encoded by the coding sequence ATGCAGCGTCGAGAATTCTTGAAGGCCGCCACCGCCACAACCGCCGCCGGTGCGCTGGCCTCGATTTCGAACTGGAGCTTTGCGGACCAAGGTCCGCGCGGGCCGGTGGTCGGCACGCAGCAGTACCCGTGGTCGACGTTTTTTCGTCGCCAGGGCCGCAAGTGGGGTGAGGACCTCGATCGCGATCTCGCCGATGTCGCTGCGTCGGGCATTGAACTCTTCGAGCCGGTATTCGAGTCCGCCGACGATGTCGCGCGTTACGAACCACTGCTGAAGAAGCACGGGCTCTCAGTAAAGTCCTTTTACGTCAACAGCGTGCTGCACGAACCGCGGGCGGCGGTTCGCAGTGTGGACGCCGTCGCGGAGATCGCTTCGGCTGCTGACACGCTCGGCGCTTCGATCGTCGTGACCAATCCGAGTCCGATCGACTGGAACGGCCCTCAACTCAAGTGCGATCGACAACTGACGGTGCAGCGCGATGCTCTCGACGACTTAGGAAAGGCATTGAGCAAATCAGAAATGACGCTCGCCTATCACAATCATGACAAAGAGTTGAAAGCGGGCGCCCGCGAGTTTCATCATATGCTCTCGGCAACGGATCCTGAATACGTCGCGTTCTGCCTCGATAGCCATTGGATTTACCGCGGCTGTGGCGATTCGCAGGTCGCCCTGTTCGACGCGGTCCGGCTCTACGGTCGCCGCATCGCCGAGCTGCATTTGCGCCAGTCAAAGCGAGGCATTTGGACCGAAGCGTTCTCAGTGGACGGCGACATCGATTATCGCCGATTGAAAACCAAACTCGACGACCTCAACATCGATCCGCTGGTGATCTTGGAACAGGCCGTCGAAAAGGGATCGCCCGAAACGATGGACGCCGTCAAAGCTCATCGCATGGGGGCCGAGCAATGCCGGTCGCTCTTTGCGGCGAAGTGA
- the trkA gene encoding Trk system potassium transporter TrkA codes for MNIVILGGGTVGTSIARTLCNNGHDVCLVDSSRDVLDRLEESLDIQTVRGNGCDAVTLFQAGVQSADLYLGVTNLDEVNLIGSSLAKQMGAARSVARIYNEAYRDASTFDYRRHFGVDRLLSLEFLTALELAKSIRARGLFTIENFLRGGVEVQEVAVEPHSRAAGKKLFELKMRKGVRIGFITRDRQTRIATAEDLLEPGIFVTLMGTSDSIAKVKSLFESGTPERMRVVIGGGGEIGYNLARVLERGRFETVILESDAQRCEELASKLDHATVLNADVTRRAEMEDARVGKCDAFVAATGRDEDNIICGVEARELGAKKIMSVVRRPDYANVLGKLGIDAAVSPRQVMARQVLGMVQSGVVMSRYDVAGGEAEVYEVEVVAGSPITESPLKEQDLSHGIIAAIERENFVKVPGADDTLKAGDIALVLAQSATAEDTLKPFQPVR; via the coding sequence ATGAATATTGTCATTCTGGGTGGCGGCACGGTCGGAACGTCGATCGCGCGAACGCTCTGCAATAACGGACACGATGTCTGTCTGGTCGACAGCTCGCGCGACGTACTCGACCGGCTCGAGGAAAGCCTCGATATTCAAACGGTCCGCGGGAACGGCTGCGATGCCGTCACTTTGTTTCAAGCGGGCGTACAGAGTGCCGACCTTTATCTCGGCGTGACCAACCTCGATGAGGTCAACCTGATCGGGTCGAGTCTCGCGAAGCAGATGGGAGCCGCTCGCAGCGTCGCCCGTATCTACAACGAGGCCTACCGCGACGCGAGCACGTTCGACTATCGCCGTCACTTCGGTGTCGATCGGCTGCTCAGCCTTGAGTTTCTGACCGCGCTCGAACTGGCGAAGAGCATTCGCGCTCGGGGATTATTCACGATCGAGAACTTTCTGCGCGGTGGCGTCGAGGTCCAGGAAGTCGCGGTGGAACCGCACAGCCGGGCGGCCGGCAAGAAACTCTTCGAGCTGAAGATGCGCAAGGGCGTGCGGATCGGCTTTATCACGCGGGACCGACAAACCCGCATCGCGACGGCCGAAGACTTACTTGAGCCGGGAATCTTCGTCACTTTAATGGGAACGAGTGATTCGATTGCGAAAGTAAAATCACTGTTCGAAAGCGGGACTCCCGAAAGGATGCGGGTGGTCATCGGGGGAGGCGGGGAGATCGGCTACAACCTGGCCCGCGTACTCGAACGCGGACGGTTCGAAACGGTCATCCTCGAATCGGACGCGCAACGATGTGAAGAACTCGCGTCGAAACTTGATCACGCCACAGTTCTCAATGCCGACGTCACGCGACGGGCCGAGATGGAAGACGCCCGCGTCGGAAAGTGCGATGCGTTCGTCGCGGCGACCGGTCGCGATGAAGACAACATCATTTGCGGCGTCGAAGCGCGGGAGTTGGGCGCCAAAAAAATTATGAGCGTCGTCCGCCGACCCGATTACGCGAACGTACTCGGTAAGTTGGGCATCGACGCGGCGGTCAGCCCAAGGCAGGTGATGGCGCGGCAGGTCCTCGGCATGGTGCAGTCGGGCGTGGTGATGAGCCGCTACGACGTGGCCGGCGGTGAGGCCGAGGTCTACGAGGTCGAAGTCGTCGCCGGCAGCCCGATCACGGAATCACCGCTGAAGGAACAGGACCTCTCTCACGGCATTATCGCGGCGATTGAACGCGAAAACTTCGTCAAAGTGCCCGGTGCGGATGACACGCTGAAGGCGGGAGATATCGCGTTGGTGCTGGCGCAGAGTGCGACGGCAGAAGACACGCTGAAACCGTTTCAACCGGTCCGCTGA
- a CDS encoding putative 2-dehydropantoate 2-reductase, producing MSDRTYGIVGTGALGGYYGGLLARSGCEVHFLAHSDVDHIRDNGLKVESKAGDFHLSDVSVFGTPEEMPACDVVIVALKTTQNHLLAELLPPIVKADGCVLVLQNGLDIEQEATAVVGADRTLSGCCFLCSNKVGPGHIRHLDYGRIEFGEFLGNGVSERVGDIGQDFASATISVTPSPDIRLTRWRKLVWNIPFNGLSVALDASTADIMECFDGTEMAKTLMEEVVASAAAEGYSIDESFVEKMLEDTRKMVPYDSSMRVDHKLGRPMEVEAIFGNPVRAAAAAGHDARRMEMLYRHLKFVDARNVRNLK from the coding sequence ATGAGCGATCGGACATACGGAATTGTCGGAACCGGAGCGCTGGGAGGCTATTACGGTGGTCTGCTGGCCCGGTCGGGGTGCGAAGTTCACTTTCTGGCTCACAGTGACGTCGACCACATTCGCGACAACGGGCTGAAGGTCGAATCAAAGGCGGGTGACTTTCATTTAAGCGATGTCTCCGTCTTCGGCACGCCCGAAGAAATGCCGGCTTGCGACGTCGTCATCGTCGCACTGAAGACAACTCAAAACCACTTGCTTGCCGAGTTGCTGCCGCCGATCGTGAAAGCGGACGGGTGCGTTCTGGTTCTGCAGAACGGGCTCGACATCGAACAGGAAGCCACCGCCGTCGTCGGTGCGGATCGGACACTCAGCGGGTGTTGTTTCCTGTGCAGCAACAAAGTCGGACCCGGACACATCCGACATCTCGACTACGGGCGAATCGAGTTCGGCGAGTTCTTAGGCAATGGGGTATCGGAGCGCGTGGGGGACATCGGGCAGGATTTTGCTTCCGCCACAATATCGGTCACGCCCAGCCCAGACATCCGGCTCACCCGCTGGAGAAAGCTCGTCTGGAATATTCCGTTTAACGGCCTGTCCGTGGCGCTCGACGCATCGACGGCGGACATCATGGAGTGCTTCGACGGGACCGAGATGGCGAAAACGCTGATGGAAGAAGTCGTCGCATCGGCTGCCGCCGAAGGGTACTCGATCGATGAGTCCTTCGTTGAAAAGATGCTGGAGGACACCCGTAAGATGGTGCCTTACGACAGCAGCATGAGGGTCGACCACAAACTCGGGCGGCCGATGGAAGTCGAGGCGATCTTCGGCAATCCCGTGCGGGCGGCAGCGGCGGCAGGACACGATGCCCGTCGGATGGAGATGCTTTACCGACACCTGAAGTTCGTCGATGCCCGCAATGTCCGCAATCTCAAATGA
- a CDS encoding VOC family protein: MGLRTQFDAGIFCWIDLMAHEIEGAKRFYSEVFGWSAEDQDTQGGPPYVMFRHGEHSVAGLGEMPEEMKSGGMPPVWNSYISVGDAEAVAAKATELGGTVTMPLMQVMTAGRMAGIQDPTGAYFFIWEPQEHFGAELVNQTGAWGWNELATRDIETALKFYGELFGWTYESSSGAMSRYEIIHHAGRMNGGIMAMTEAWGDAPPNWSVYVTVDDVPSVVAKVREAGGGVIAEPFDMDVGTIAVVTDPQGAAFNVIRTNEEPDE; the protein is encoded by the coding sequence ATGGGGCTTCGAACACAATTTGATGCAGGAATCTTCTGCTGGATCGACCTCATGGCTCATGAGATCGAAGGAGCCAAACGGTTTTATTCGGAGGTCTTCGGGTGGTCGGCCGAAGACCAGGACACACAGGGCGGACCGCCCTACGTGATGTTCCGGCATGGCGAGCACAGCGTAGCCGGGCTCGGTGAAATGCCTGAAGAAATGAAGTCGGGAGGAATGCCGCCGGTTTGGAACAGCTATATCAGCGTTGGCGATGCCGAAGCGGTCGCAGCCAAAGCAACGGAATTGGGCGGTACCGTCACAATGCCATTGATGCAGGTTATGACGGCCGGACGCATGGCGGGCATTCAGGATCCTACGGGCGCCTATTTCTTTATCTGGGAACCTCAGGAACACTTCGGTGCCGAGCTGGTCAACCAAACCGGGGCATGGGGCTGGAACGAACTGGCAACCCGCGACATCGAAACCGCGTTGAAGTTTTACGGCGAACTGTTCGGTTGGACGTACGAATCAAGTTCTGGAGCGATGTCACGATATGAAATCATTCATCACGCCGGTCGAATGAACGGCGGCATCATGGCAATGACTGAAGCGTGGGGCGACGCCCCTCCGAACTGGAGCGTGTACGTGACGGTCGATGATGTGCCGTCCGTCGTGGCGAAAGTGCGGGAGGCCGGCGGCGGAGTAATCGCGGAACCGTTCGATATGGATGTCGGAACGATTGCCGTCGTTACGGACCCCCAAGGAGCTGCCTTCAACGTGATCCGCACCAATGAGGAACCGGACGAGTAG
- a CDS encoding PilZ domain-containing protein, with translation MILNSTDRRSKDDRRAEPRPAQDVSIRFLAGDGTAGALCDARLADASTSGVRIASERPVENGTALLIEAHHGPQRLNLSAKVMWCREKDDWHLIGCRLNAPLTHRQAGLLRSIAEATAPDAS, from the coding sequence ATGATACTCAACTCTACTGATCGTCGTTCCAAAGACGATCGCCGGGCCGAACCCCGCCCGGCCCAAGACGTATCGATCCGATTTCTGGCCGGCGACGGAACGGCGGGCGCATTGTGCGATGCCCGTCTTGCGGACGCATCGACGTCGGGTGTCCGGATTGCGAGCGAACGCCCGGTCGAAAATGGAACGGCCTTGCTGATCGAGGCCCATCACGGCCCTCAGCGATTGAACCTCTCTGCCAAAGTGATGTGGTGCCGGGAAAAGGACGACTGGCACCTCATTGGCTGCCGACTGAATGCGCCGCTCACCCATCGCCAAGCCGGGCTTCTCCGCTCGATCGCGGAAGCAACCGCGCCCGACGCTTCGTAA
- a CDS encoding DUF6807 domain-containing protein — translation MLARVSPTYWQLLYIVPTLFFALPFAPAGAGDAPHSRDVIVGAVRWLPYEEIHVLIDSDPFTKFHYGEDFEKPFFHPIKGPFGQPLTRGLDKQDVSDHPHHKGLWVALEKVNGGDHWLEKDPIKHISAKIDRSETAKNGSLRLRTVNHWLGSEGKPVLVEKTDIRLTPDRLIGYDITLEPAGTEPVSFADTKEGFFAFRVANELRAKGGTGKISDSEGRSGESDVWGQTAKWVDYSGTVGGNDVGVAIFDHPENFRPARYHVRGYGLFAASPFGEKAYTKGKSEAQPVILQPGESLRLRYALYVHPGNAKTGNVNERYRQYVRATSE, via the coding sequence ATGCTTGCGCGTGTTTCGCCTACCTATTGGCAACTGCTTTACATTGTGCCGACCCTCTTTTTTGCTTTGCCTTTCGCTCCGGCGGGTGCAGGCGACGCACCTCACTCGCGCGACGTGATCGTAGGTGCGGTTCGCTGGCTTCCTTACGAGGAAATTCATGTCTTGATCGACTCCGACCCGTTTACCAAATTTCATTACGGAGAAGACTTCGAAAAGCCGTTCTTCCATCCGATCAAAGGGCCGTTCGGGCAGCCGCTGACCCGCGGACTCGACAAACAAGATGTCTCCGACCATCCGCACCACAAAGGTCTTTGGGTCGCCCTTGAGAAAGTCAATGGCGGTGATCATTGGCTCGAAAAAGATCCGATCAAACATATCAGTGCGAAAATCGATCGGAGCGAAACGGCCAAGAATGGATCGCTTCGACTTCGCACAGTGAATCACTGGCTCGGCAGCGAAGGCAAACCGGTGCTGGTCGAGAAAACGGACATCAGGCTGACCCCGGACCGACTCATCGGCTACGACATCACCCTCGAACCCGCCGGCACCGAACCGGTCTCCTTCGCCGACACCAAGGAAGGCTTCTTCGCCTTCCGCGTCGCCAACGAACTGCGAGCCAAAGGCGGCACCGGCAAAATCAGCGACTCTGAAGGGCGCTCCGGTGAGTCGGACGTTTGGGGGCAGACCGCGAAATGGGTCGACTACTCCGGCACCGTCGGCGGCAACGATGTCGGCGTTGCGATCTTCGATCACCCTGAGAACTTCCGCCCGGCCCGTTACCACGTACGCGGCTACGGACTGTTCGCCGCCAGCCCCTTCGGCGAGAAGGCTTATACCAAAGGGAAAAGCGAAGCTCAGCCCGTCATACTCCAGCCCGGCGAATCGCTCCGCCTTCGTTATGCCCTCTACGTCCACCCCGGCAACGCGAAAACAGGAAACGTCAACGAACGCTACCGCCAATACGTCCGCGCAACGTCAGAGTGA